CATAAAGTAACTCATTTTGCCGAACTCGGTACCTGTGATATGGTCATCGAGACCATTTCGGAGGATTTGGATGCCAAGAAAAAGGTATTCAAGCAATTGGATCAGGTATGCCCAAGCAACATTATTCTGGCCAGCAATACTTCCACCCTCAGCTTGACTGAAATTGCCGGCTCCACGAAATATCCAGAACGCGTTATTGGTATGCATTTCATCTATCCAGTAGCTAAAATTAATCTCGTTGAAATTATTCGCGGATTGAAAACTTCGGAATCCACTTTCGAAGAGACCAAACTTTTCGTGGAAGAAGTTGTAGATAAGCACGGAATTATGGTATACGAATCCCCAGGCTTCGTGACCTCCCGAATCATCTGCTTGATGATTAATGAAGCTCTGCATGTACTTGGCGAAGGCGTAGCTACGGCCGAGGATATTGATGATGCAATGCGCATCGGTTATCAATTCCAATACGGGCCTCTGGAAATGGCCGACCGCTTTGGTCTTGATTCGGTACTTGCTGCTCTTGAGCGCATGTTCCGTGAATTTGGCGAACTTAAATATCGCCCTTCCTTCGTGTTGAAGAAAATGGTTCGCGCCGGATCTCTCGGTGTGAAAACTGGTGAAGGATTTTTCAAATACGATAAGGATGGTGACCGGGTGTGAAATTGCTCGTAATTAATGCAGGTAGTTCATCTTTGAAATATCAATTGTATGATATGACCGATGAATCGGTATTGGCTAAAGGCCTGGTTGAACGGATTGGTATGGATTCCTCGATCCTGAATCATAAGGCAACAGGCAAAGAGGAAGTTACTGAAGTTAGTGAAATCCTCGAGCATACAACGGCTATCCGTAAAGTGCTTGACAAATTGACCGATAAAGAGCACGGCGTTCTGAACTCCGTAGAAGAGATTCAAGCTGTAGGCCACCGCGTCGTTCATGGCGGAGAAGCGTTCAAAGGTTCTGCGCTTGTTACGGGCGATGTAAAATCGGAAATCCGCCGTCTGTTCGACTTGGCCCCTCTTCATAATCCGCCAGCTATTCTGGGTATTAATGCAGCGGAGAAGAATATGCCTGGGGTACCTCAGGTTGTTGCCTTCGATACAGCTTTCCATCAGACGATGGACGAGAAGGTATATCTGTATCCGATCCCGAAAGTATTATATAAGAAGCACCGGGTTCGTCGTTATGGAGCCCACGGTACATCTCATGACTATGTGAGCAAGGTAGCGGCAAAGTACTTGAACCGTCCGCTCGAAGATCTGAAGATCATCACTTGTCATATCGGAAACGGCGCTAGCTTAACAGCTGTCAAAGACGGTAAGTCTATGGACACTTCTATGGGCCTAACACCACTTGAAGGCCTCATGATGGGAACTCGCAGTGGTGATCTCGATCCAGCTGTCGTTACGTTTGTCATGAACAAAGAAGAGCTCTCGATTAGCGAAGTTAACTCGATGCTGAACAAGCATAGTGGTCTGCTTGCGATCTCGGGAAGCAGTAGTGATATGCGCGATATTACTGATGGTATGGCTGAAGGCGAGCCAAACTCAACATTGGCGTTTGAAATGTATGAATACCGTCTACGCAAGTATATCGGGTCTTATGCAGCAGCGATGAACGGCGTTGATGTAATTGTGTTTACAGCAGGTGTAGGGGAGAACTCTGTAGTCGTCAGAGAGAAGGTATGTGAGAACCTGACTTACCTCGGTGTTGAGATTGACCCAGAATTGAACAAGGTACGTTCCGGAGATCCGCGCCGTATTTCTACGCCGAATTCGAAGGTGGAAGTATTGGTTATTCCGACCAACGAGGAATTGATGATTGCGCGTGACACGTACCGCATCGTTCAGGAGAATAACTAGTTTACTTAAAAGTAAGTGTTCAACCTATTAAGAGGAGAGAGATGGGCATGGCGAACAAAAGCGTGATTCGTCAAGTTGGCGAGCATGTTGGCGAGACTGTCGTCATTGGCAGCTGGCTCAATAACAAACGTTCCAGCGGCAAAATTCAGTTTTTGCAGCTTCGCGACGGTACTGGATATATCCAGGGCGTTGTCGTGAAGAGCGAAGTGGGTGAAGAGGTATGGGAGAAGGCCAAGAGTCTGACCCAGGAATCCTCCATGTATGTTACCGGAGTTATTCGTGAAGAGCCTCGCAGTCAATCCGGCTACGAGATGACAGTAACGGATATTGAGATTATTCATTTGACAGAGAATTACCCAATTACGCCGAAAGAGCACGGAGTAGACTTCCTGATGGACCACCGTCATCTATGGCTGCGTAGTCCGAAGCAGCGCGCGGTTATGGTCATTCGTGCAGAGATTATCCGCGCGATTCAGGAGTTCTTCAACACGAACGGATTTACAAAAATGGATCCGCCAATCTTGACTCCGACCTCGGCGGAAGGAACAACCAATCTGTTCCATACAAAATATTTCGATGAGGATGCCTATCTGACACAGAGCGGCCAGCTCTATATGGAAGCAGCAGCGATGGCACTCGGTAAAGTATATTCCTTTGGACCGACATTCCGGGCTGAGAAGTCGAAGACTCGTCGTCATTTGATCGAGTTCTGGATGATTGAACCGGAGATGGCGTTCACGGACCACGAGGAAAGCCTCATTGTACAGGAGAATTTCGTTACTCACGTTGTTCAATCGGTATTGAAGAACTGCCGTCTTGAACTGGAGACACTAGACCGCGATATCTCCAAGCTGGAGAATATCAAGGCGCCTTTCCCTCGCATTTCGTATGATGATGCGATCGAATACTTGCATACGCAAGGCTTCGATATTCCATGGGGCGAAGATTTCGGAGCGCCGCATGAGACTGCGATTGCTGAACGCTATGACAAACCGGTGTTCATTACGAACTATCCGGCAGGCATCAAAGCATTCTATATGAAGCCTGACCCTAACCGGCCTGAAGTTGTATTGTGCGCTGATATGATCGCACCTGAAGGCTATGGCGAGATTATCGGGGGATCGCAACGGATCGATGATCCAGAATTGATGGAAGAACGTTTCAAGGAGCATAATTTGTCTCCAGAAACTTATCAATGGTATATGGATTTGCGTAGATATGGTTCTGTACCGCATTCCGGCTTTGGTCTTGGCTTGGAACGTACGGTGGCTTGGGTTTGCGGACTCGAGCATGTTCGTGAGACGATTCCGTTCCCACGGATGCTGTATCGCTTATATCCATAAGCAGGGTGGTTAAGATAGAGATGAACGATAGCTGGAAAGTATGGTCCAAAGGGATTTCCTTCGGACTTGAGGCGGCAATGGTGAATATTCCTCATGTTCTGTTCGTCCATTACCGGCAGCTCCATTTAGATGAAATGGAAGTCATGCTGCTCGTTCAGCTGCTTTCATTTAAGCAGGTGGAGTATAATGATTTTCCTTCTATCGATCAACTGGAGCTGCGGATGGGCACTGCGCCTGGCGGGCTCTCCCCTGTCATCAGACGGCTGATGAAGGAAGGCTGGCTTAGTATCGATGACTTCATGGATGAGGCTACCGGGATTCAATCGGAGCGTTACAATCTATCGGGGATGTATGAGAAGCTAGGGAAATGTCTGGCAGAGCAGCGTGCCGCCGGGCGGCAGGCTGAAGCGCAAGTCTCGGCACCTGCGCCGAAGGAGGAAGAGCAACGTAACTTATTCGTTATTTTCGAGAAGGAATTTGCTCGTCCGCTGTCGCCGATGGAATGTGAGACGATCTCCGGCTGGGTGGATCAGGACGGTTATCCGGAGGATTTGATCCTGCTGGCTCTAAAGGAAGCGGTATTTGCCGGCAAGGTTCATTTCCGCTACATCGACCGGATTCTACTGGAATGGAGCCGCAATCGCGTCAAGACGGTAGAGGATGCGAAGGCCCATATTCAGAAGTTCCGTACCGGGTCCCGCTGAGATGAACAGGATCAGGAAGCAATGAATTGCATAAGAAGAGCCAGGCCTCCGTAAGGAGCCTGGCTCTTAGTAATATAGCCGTTACTGATTAGGTGCGGGACCGATCAATCTCCATGGTCCCCATTGTCCAGTCGTACCTGGCTCTTGGTTCTGTGTCCACCAGAGAGCTTCCCACAACTGTCCGTTGTGCAGGACAATTTC
The window above is part of the Paenibacillus lutimineralis genome. Proteins encoded here:
- a CDS encoding 3-hydroxyacyl-CoA dehydrogenase family protein, whose protein sequence is MNFKKIGVIGGGTMGQGIAEMLAAKGLDVLLVEETNDKLNHAYSMIETSLDKQLEKWAITKAEKKLILSKIHKVTHFAELGTCDMVIETISEDLDAKKKVFKQLDQVCPSNIILASNTSTLSLTEIAGSTKYPERVIGMHFIYPVAKINLVEIIRGLKTSESTFEETKLFVEEVVDKHGIMVYESPGFVTSRIICLMINEALHVLGEGVATAEDIDDAMRIGYQFQYGPLEMADRFGLDSVLAALERMFREFGELKYRPSFVLKKMVRAGSLGVKTGEGFFKYDKDGDRV
- a CDS encoding acetate/propionate family kinase, whose translation is MKLLVINAGSSSLKYQLYDMTDESVLAKGLVERIGMDSSILNHKATGKEEVTEVSEILEHTTAIRKVLDKLTDKEHGVLNSVEEIQAVGHRVVHGGEAFKGSALVTGDVKSEIRRLFDLAPLHNPPAILGINAAEKNMPGVPQVVAFDTAFHQTMDEKVYLYPIPKVLYKKHRVRRYGAHGTSHDYVSKVAAKYLNRPLEDLKIITCHIGNGASLTAVKDGKSMDTSMGLTPLEGLMMGTRSGDLDPAVVTFVMNKEELSISEVNSMLNKHSGLLAISGSSSDMRDITDGMAEGEPNSTLAFEMYEYRLRKYIGSYAAAMNGVDVIVFTAGVGENSVVVREKVCENLTYLGVEIDPELNKVRSGDPRRISTPNSKVEVLVIPTNEELMIARDTYRIVQENN
- the asnS gene encoding asparagine--tRNA ligase, translated to MANKSVIRQVGEHVGETVVIGSWLNNKRSSGKIQFLQLRDGTGYIQGVVVKSEVGEEVWEKAKSLTQESSMYVTGVIREEPRSQSGYEMTVTDIEIIHLTENYPITPKEHGVDFLMDHRHLWLRSPKQRAVMVIRAEIIRAIQEFFNTNGFTKMDPPILTPTSAEGTTNLFHTKYFDEDAYLTQSGQLYMEAAAMALGKVYSFGPTFRAEKSKTRRHLIEFWMIEPEMAFTDHEESLIVQENFVTHVVQSVLKNCRLELETLDRDISKLENIKAPFPRISYDDAIEYLHTQGFDIPWGEDFGAPHETAIAERYDKPVFITNYPAGIKAFYMKPDPNRPEVVLCADMIAPEGYGEIIGGSQRIDDPELMEERFKEHNLSPETYQWYMDLRRYGSVPHSGFGLGLERTVAWVCGLEHVRETIPFPRMLYRLYP
- a CDS encoding DnaD domain-containing protein translates to MNDSWKVWSKGISFGLEAAMVNIPHVLFVHYRQLHLDEMEVMLLVQLLSFKQVEYNDFPSIDQLELRMGTAPGGLSPVIRRLMKEGWLSIDDFMDEATGIQSERYNLSGMYEKLGKCLAEQRAAGRQAEAQVSAPAPKEEEQRNLFVIFEKEFARPLSPMECETISGWVDQDGYPEDLILLALKEAVFAGKVHFRYIDRILLEWSRNRVKTVEDAKAHIQKFRTGSR